In Nocardia sputorum, a single genomic region encodes these proteins:
- a CDS encoding glycosyltransferase, which yields MDQSAIEAVTETNDRSTAAEAPAALRADHRAPDRLVLQRGIFTGPSAKVSDELYAVVKGGAHRERQTLRLDKGATAHTNTYFGRFAASYWQRWTTVTEVRATMVLEVVAKARIRLVASDIAGHRRIIDTARVDASGSVTLSAPLDQYVDGGALWLEFDAIGGALGIAELSWTALAPERVRPVAIAICTFNRAEDCAETVAALSSDPTVLAAIDAVYVVDQGTDLVENRPRYQEVAPVFGEKLRYLRQPNLGGAGGFTRGLYEVSAVNEHADVILMDDDILCEPETVLRLNAFANLTVEPTLVGAQMLFLLNPDYLNVGAEEVHLNRLRHGQKVAKALRNTSMLKKNQERRVDAGYNAWWTCLIPAEVVAKIGLPIPIFFQWDDVEYGIRAREHGFVTVTLPNAAVWHADFYWKDYDDWARYFSTRNSLIVGSLHTELNGKEIAGRLFREMSEQLVAMQYGLVHTTLQGIEDFLKGPKVLRDGGIEALAAARTSRADYPETIKHPAATPPVRSADITLRRAGGEPSRAKLVLIKRAINQWLGRTQHGIIGITREDAYWWHVSLFDHVVVTDASQSGVRVRRRDKARALQLLRRMVRVLRRLRRELPAVQAQYRAAMPELTSRENWERLYGIEGSAAPRS from the coding sequence ATGGATCAGTCGGCTATCGAGGCCGTTACCGAAACAAACGATCGCTCGACGGCCGCTGAGGCGCCTGCCGCGCTGCGTGCCGACCATCGGGCGCCGGACCGGTTAGTGCTCCAGCGCGGTATCTTCACCGGTCCGTCGGCCAAGGTGAGCGACGAGTTGTACGCCGTCGTGAAAGGCGGCGCGCACCGGGAACGCCAGACCCTGCGCCTGGACAAGGGCGCGACCGCGCACACCAACACCTACTTCGGCCGGTTCGCCGCCAGCTACTGGCAGCGCTGGACCACGGTCACCGAGGTACGCGCCACCATGGTGCTGGAGGTGGTCGCCAAGGCGAGGATCCGGCTGGTGGCCTCGGACATCGCGGGTCACCGCAGGATCATCGACACCGCGCGGGTCGACGCGAGCGGTTCGGTCACGCTGAGCGCCCCGCTCGACCAGTACGTCGACGGCGGCGCGCTGTGGCTGGAGTTCGACGCCATCGGCGGCGCGCTGGGCATCGCGGAACTGAGCTGGACCGCCCTCGCGCCGGAACGCGTTCGTCCGGTCGCCATCGCGATCTGCACCTTCAACCGTGCCGAGGACTGCGCCGAGACGGTCGCCGCACTGTCCTCCGATCCCACCGTACTCGCCGCGATCGACGCGGTGTACGTCGTCGACCAGGGCACCGATCTGGTGGAGAACCGGCCGCGCTACCAGGAGGTCGCGCCGGTCTTCGGCGAGAAGCTGCGCTACCTGCGCCAGCCGAACCTCGGCGGCGCGGGCGGCTTCACCCGGGGGCTCTACGAGGTGTCCGCGGTGAACGAGCACGCCGACGTCATCCTGATGGACGACGACATCCTGTGCGAACCGGAGACGGTATTGCGGCTCAACGCATTCGCCAACCTGACGGTCGAGCCGACCCTGGTCGGCGCCCAGATGCTGTTCCTGCTCAACCCCGACTACCTCAACGTCGGCGCCGAGGAAGTGCATCTGAACCGGCTGCGGCACGGCCAGAAGGTGGCGAAGGCGCTGCGCAACACCAGCATGCTGAAGAAGAACCAGGAGCGCCGCGTGGATGCCGGCTACAACGCCTGGTGGACCTGCCTGATCCCGGCCGAGGTGGTCGCGAAGATCGGCCTGCCGATCCCGATCTTCTTCCAGTGGGACGACGTCGAATACGGCATCCGGGCGCGTGAGCACGGGTTCGTCACCGTCACGCTGCCCAACGCCGCGGTCTGGCACGCGGACTTCTACTGGAAGGACTACGACGACTGGGCGCGCTACTTCAGCACCCGCAACTCGCTGATCGTCGGCTCGCTGCACACGGAGCTGAACGGTAAGGAGATCGCGGGCAGGCTGTTCCGGGAGATGTCCGAGCAGCTGGTCGCGATGCAGTACGGCCTGGTGCACACCACCCTGCAGGGCATCGAGGACTTCCTGAAGGGCCCGAAGGTGCTGCGGGACGGCGGTATCGAAGCATTGGCCGCCGCACGCACCAGCCGCGCCGACTACCCCGAGACGATCAAGCACCCGGCCGCGACGCCGCCGGTCCGTTCCGCGGACATCACCTTGCGCCGTGCCGGTGGCGAACCCAGCCGCGCGAAGCTGGTGCTGATCAAGCGCGCGATCAATCAGTGGCTGGGCCGCACCCAGCACGGCATCATCGGCATCACCAGGGAAGACGCCTACTGGTGGCATGTTTCGCTGTTCGACCACGTGGTGGTCACCGATGCCTCGCAGTCCGGCGTCCGGGTGCGCAGGCGCGACAAGGCTCGCGCGCTGCAACTGCTGCGCCGGATGGTGCGCGTGCTGCGGCGCTTGCGCCGGGAACTGCCCGCGGTGCAGGCGCAGTACCGCGCCGCCATGCCGGAGCTGACCAGCCGCGAGAACTGGGAGCGGTTGTACGGGATCGAAGGGTCCGCCGCTCCGCGCTCCTGA
- a CDS encoding SDR family oxidoreductase, whose product MTEPGSKPLAGRTMIMSGGSRGIGLEIAKRAAADGANITLIAKTDQPHPKLPGTIHTAAAELEQAGGQVLPFVGDVRIDESVAEAVRQTVERFGGIDIVVNNASAIDLSPTDALPMKKYDLMQDINCRGSFLLSKLSIPHLRESARAGRNPHILTLSPPLNLDPKWAGMALGYTIAKYGMSLTTLGLAEELEGDGIGVNSLWPRTTIATAAVKNLLGGEEMVSTSRTPDIYADAAYLVLTSPGKETSGNFFIDDEVLAAHGITDLDKYRVTPGHGELTTDLFL is encoded by the coding sequence ATGACGGAACCCGGATCCAAGCCGCTGGCGGGACGAACGATGATCATGTCCGGTGGCAGCCGCGGCATCGGGCTGGAAATCGCCAAGCGGGCCGCGGCCGACGGCGCCAACATCACGCTGATCGCGAAGACCGACCAGCCGCATCCCAAGCTGCCTGGCACCATCCACACCGCCGCCGCGGAGCTCGAGCAGGCGGGCGGGCAGGTGCTGCCGTTCGTGGGCGACGTCCGCATCGACGAGTCGGTGGCCGAGGCGGTGCGTCAGACGGTCGAGCGCTTCGGCGGCATCGACATCGTGGTGAACAACGCCTCCGCGATCGACCTGTCCCCCACGGACGCACTGCCGATGAAGAAGTACGACCTGATGCAGGACATCAACTGCCGGGGCAGCTTCTTGTTGTCCAAGCTGAGCATCCCGCATCTGCGCGAATCGGCGAGGGCCGGGCGCAACCCGCACATCCTCACCCTGTCCCCGCCGCTGAATCTGGACCCGAAGTGGGCGGGCATGGCGCTGGGCTACACCATCGCCAAGTACGGCATGTCGCTGACCACGCTCGGGCTGGCCGAGGAACTCGAGGGCGACGGCATCGGCGTCAACTCGCTGTGGCCGCGCACCACCATCGCCACGGCGGCGGTGAAGAACCTGCTCGGCGGCGAGGAGATGGTCTCCACCTCGCGCACCCCCGACATCTACGCCGACGCCGCCTACCTGGTGCTCACCTCGCCCGGCAAGGAGACCAGCGGCAACTTCTTCATCGATGACGAGGTCCTCGCCGCCCACGGCATAACCGACCTCGACAAGTACCGCGTCACCCCGGGTCACGGCGAACTCACCACCGACCTGTTCTTGTGA
- the rsgA gene encoding ribosome small subunit-dependent GTPase A produces the protein MVDYDLLVPYGWTEAVSTSYAALIEEDCVPARVIRMDRSECDAITPNGLARVRCPRPDSEVSGLCTGDWVTVDATSAVRRLLPRRSAIVRSSVSGRSQGQVLAANVDTVLICTAADGDVDLGRIERMLALAWESNAQPIVLLTKADAADDVPLDEVRAVAPGAAVLEVSANTGLGLDVLTAMLDGTVALLGPSGAGKSTLANALLGAEVFATNSVRDTDKKGRHTTVHRELRPLPGGGTLIDTPGLRGVGLWDAGEGIEKTFSDIESLAAQCRFGDCAHHGEPGCAVREAIDSGELTQRRLDSYNKLARENEWMRARTDKRLQAERQRAWRGIVKQQRRMYQERNSGR, from the coding sequence ATGGTCGACTACGACCTTCTCGTCCCTTACGGCTGGACCGAAGCCGTTTCCACCAGCTACGCCGCGCTGATCGAGGAAGACTGCGTGCCCGCGCGCGTGATTCGCATGGATCGCAGTGAATGCGACGCGATTACGCCGAACGGGCTCGCCCGCGTCCGCTGCCCGCGCCCGGATTCCGAGGTCAGCGGGTTGTGCACCGGCGACTGGGTGACCGTCGACGCCACCTCGGCCGTGCGGCGGCTGCTTCCCCGCCGGTCCGCGATCGTGCGCTCGTCGGTATCCGGCCGGTCGCAGGGCCAGGTGCTCGCCGCCAATGTCGACACCGTATTGATCTGCACCGCCGCCGACGGCGATGTGGATCTCGGCCGCATCGAACGCATGCTCGCGCTGGCCTGGGAGAGCAACGCCCAGCCGATCGTGCTGCTCACCAAGGCCGACGCGGCCGACGACGTCCCGCTCGACGAGGTGCGCGCCGTCGCGCCGGGCGCTGCCGTGCTCGAGGTGAGCGCGAATACCGGCCTGGGGCTGGACGTGCTCACGGCGATGCTCGACGGCACCGTCGCGCTGCTCGGACCCTCCGGTGCTGGGAAGTCGACCCTCGCCAACGCACTGCTCGGCGCGGAGGTCTTCGCCACCAACTCCGTGCGCGACACGGACAAGAAAGGCAGGCACACCACGGTGCACCGGGAACTGCGCCCGTTGCCCGGCGGCGGCACCCTGATCGATACGCCGGGGCTGCGCGGCGTCGGATTGTGGGATGCGGGCGAAGGAATCGAGAAGACCTTCAGCGACATCGAATCCCTTGCCGCGCAGTGCCGTTTCGGCGATTGCGCGCACCACGGCGAGCCGGGGTGCGCGGTGCGGGAGGCGATCGACAGCGGCGAGCTGACCCAGCGCAGGCTCGACAGCTACAACAAGCTGGCCCGGGAGAACGAATGGATGCGGGCGCGCACCGACAAACGATTGCAGGCCGAGCGCCAGCGGGCGTGGCGGGGCATCGTCAAACAGCAGCGCCGGATGTACCAGGAGCGGAACTCGGGACGCTGA
- the glfT1 gene encoding galactofuranosyltransferase GlfT1 has protein sequence MSEPTGTESAGTNSGAQQRIVAVVVTHKRRELLAESLKVVTSQSRPVDHLIVVDNGNEPEVADLVRDQPVESTYLGSAHNLGGAGGFALGMLHALSIGADWVWLADDDGRPEGPDVLSTLLDCANRHGLVEVSPVVCDIDEPDRLAFPLRRGVVWRRLRSELGDDDFLPGIASLFNGALISARAVDVIGVPDLRLFVRGDEVEVHRRLVRSGLPFGTCLQTAYLHPNGAAEFKPILGGRMHTQYPDDPVKRYFTYRNRGYLMSQPGMRKLLPQEWVRFSWFFLVTRRDPAGLREWFHLRSLGRHEQFGKPD, from the coding sequence ATGAGTGAGCCGACCGGGACCGAATCCGCTGGAACGAACTCCGGTGCGCAGCAGCGGATCGTGGCCGTCGTCGTCACGCACAAGCGCCGCGAGCTGCTCGCGGAGTCGCTGAAGGTCGTCACGTCCCAGTCCCGGCCGGTGGATCACCTGATCGTGGTCGACAACGGCAACGAGCCGGAGGTCGCCGATCTGGTGCGCGATCAGCCGGTGGAGTCCACCTACCTGGGTTCGGCGCACAACCTCGGCGGCGCGGGCGGGTTCGCGCTCGGCATGCTGCACGCGTTGAGCATCGGCGCGGATTGGGTGTGGCTCGCCGACGACGACGGCAGGCCCGAGGGCCCCGACGTGCTGTCCACGCTGCTGGACTGCGCGAACCGGCACGGCTTGGTCGAGGTATCGCCCGTGGTCTGCGACATCGATGAACCCGACCGCCTCGCCTTCCCCCTGCGCCGCGGCGTGGTCTGGCGCCGGCTGCGCTCGGAACTCGGCGACGACGACTTCCTGCCCGGCATCGCCTCACTGTTCAACGGCGCGCTGATCTCCGCGCGCGCGGTCGACGTGATCGGGGTGCCGGACCTGCGCCTGTTCGTGCGCGGCGACGAGGTCGAGGTGCATCGCAGGCTGGTGCGCTCCGGGCTGCCGTTCGGCACCTGCCTGCAGACGGCGTACCTGCATCCCAACGGGGCGGCCGAGTTCAAGCCGATCCTCGGCGGCCGGATGCACACGCAGTACCCGGACGATCCGGTGAAGCGCTACTTCACCTACCGCAACCGCGGCTACCTGATGTCCCAGCCGGGCATGCGGAAACTGCTTCCCCAGGAATGGGTCCGCTTCTCCTGGTTCTTCCTCGTCACCCGCCGCGATCCGGCCGGCCTGCGCGAATGGTTCCACCTACGCTCCCTCGGCCGCCACGAGCAGTTCGGCAAACCCGACTGA
- the wzt gene encoding galactan export ABC transporter ATP-binding subunit Wzt/RfbE, producing MSRVSIETQEAWVEFPIFDAKSRSLKKAFLGKAGGAIGRNQSDVVVVEALRDINLSLKEGDRVGLVGHNGAGKSTLLRLLSGIYEPSRGSARIRGRVAPVFDLGVGMDPEISGYENIIIRGLFLGQTRKQMLSKIDEIADFTELGEYLSMPLRTYSTGMRVRLAMGVVTSIDPEILLLDEGIGAVDAEFMKKARLRLQSLVARSGILVFASHSNEFLAQLCDTALWIDHGQIRLRGGIEEVVRAYEGPEAGNHVATVLREMEAERAGTDQRELERNQA from the coding sequence ATGAGTCGTGTGAGTATCGAGACCCAGGAAGCCTGGGTCGAATTCCCGATCTTCGACGCCAAATCGCGGTCGCTGAAGAAGGCGTTCCTCGGCAAGGCGGGCGGCGCGATCGGACGCAATCAGTCCGACGTCGTGGTGGTCGAGGCCCTGCGGGACATCAACCTGTCGCTGAAAGAGGGCGACCGGGTCGGCCTGGTCGGGCACAACGGCGCGGGCAAATCGACGCTGCTGCGCCTGCTTTCGGGCATCTACGAGCCCTCGCGGGGCAGTGCGCGCATCCGTGGGCGGGTGGCGCCGGTGTTCGATCTCGGCGTCGGCATGGATCCGGAGATCTCCGGCTACGAGAACATCATCATTCGCGGCCTGTTCCTCGGGCAGACGCGCAAACAGATGCTGTCGAAGATCGATGAGATCGCGGATTTCACCGAACTCGGCGAATACCTGTCCATGCCGCTGCGCACTTATTCCACCGGTATGCGCGTGCGCCTGGCGATGGGCGTGGTCACCTCGATCGATCCCGAAATCCTGCTGCTCGACGAGGGGATCGGCGCCGTCGACGCGGAATTCATGAAGAAGGCCCGGCTGCGGTTGCAGTCCTTGGTCGCACGGTCCGGCATCCTGGTTTTCGCCAGCCATTCCAACGAATTCCTCGCGCAGCTGTGCGATACCGCCCTGTGGATCGACCACGGCCAGATCCGGTTGCGCGGGGGCATCGAAGAAGTGGTGCGAGCCTACGAGGGGCCGGAGGCGGGGAATCACGTCGCGACCGTGCTGCGCGAAATGGAAGCCGAACGGGCCGGGACAGACCAGCGAGAATTGGAGCGGAATCAAGCATGA
- the wzm gene encoding galactan export ABC transporter permease subunit Wzm/RfbD: MSATTPEAQTLHAGATVAKIVPDSQTFRRAFQDFAGGFAQRELWLSLGWQDIKQRYRRSVLGPFWITIATGLQAVAMGVLYAALLGQPLREYLPYVTVGLIIWNVISASILEGSEVFIANEGLIKQLPSALSVHVYRLVWRQLLFFAHNMVIYLVMLAAFGVWRHLGVASLMAIPAIALIFLNSMWVSIVFGIFSTRYRDIAPILGSTTLMLFVLTPVMWTTKTLQSQITGDRAKLAELVPTFHYLEIVRAPLLGEPQELRHWLVVGAITLVGWIVAILAMKQYRSRVPYWV; encoded by the coding sequence GTGAGCGCGACCACGCCCGAGGCGCAGACTCTGCACGCCGGGGCCACCGTCGCGAAGATCGTGCCGGACTCCCAGACGTTCCGCCGTGCGTTCCAGGACTTCGCCGGTGGCTTCGCGCAGCGTGAACTGTGGCTGTCGCTGGGCTGGCAGGACATCAAGCAGCGCTACCGCCGCTCGGTGCTCGGCCCGTTCTGGATCACCATCGCCACCGGCTTGCAGGCCGTGGCGATGGGCGTGCTGTACGCGGCGCTGCTCGGCCAGCCGCTGCGCGAGTATCTGCCCTACGTCACGGTGGGGCTGATCATCTGGAACGTGATCAGCGCAAGCATCCTGGAGGGCTCGGAGGTCTTCATCGCCAACGAGGGCCTGATCAAGCAGCTTCCCTCGGCGCTGAGCGTGCACGTCTACCGGCTGGTGTGGCGGCAGCTGCTGTTCTTCGCCCACAACATGGTGATCTACCTGGTGATGCTCGCCGCGTTCGGCGTGTGGCGCCATCTCGGGGTGGCCAGCCTGATGGCGATCCCGGCCATCGCGCTGATCTTCCTCAACTCCATGTGGGTATCGATCGTGTTCGGCATCTTCAGCACGCGCTACCGCGATATCGCGCCGATTCTCGGCAGCACCACGCTGATGCTGTTCGTGCTGACGCCGGTCATGTGGACGACGAAGACCCTGCAATCGCAGATCACCGGCGACCGCGCGAAACTGGCCGAACTCGTGCCGACATTCCACTATCTCGAAATCGTCCGGGCGCCGTTGCTCGGCGAACCGCAGGAGCTGCGGCACTGGCTGGTCGTCGGCGCGATCACCCTGGTGGGTTGGATCGTCGCGATCCTGGCCATGAAGCAGTACCGTTCGCGCGTACCGTACTGGGTATAG
- a CDS encoding bacterial proteasome activator family protein — protein sequence MTHSDEAPDHIVVVGPDGRPLAIPAAAGSEAPFTAQVVTDDDKDKSDDRDDSGESLADMVEQPAKVMRIGTMIKQLLEEVRAAPLDEASRNRLKEIHTSSVRELEQGLAPELREELERLTLPFTDEGVPSDAELRIAQAQLVGWLEGLFHGIQTALFAQQMAARAQLEQMRQGALPPGIHAADPRGGQPSHVTGGSGQYL from the coding sequence ATGACGCACTCGGACGAGGCACCGGACCACATCGTCGTTGTCGGACCCGACGGCAGGCCGTTGGCCATCCCCGCGGCGGCCGGATCGGAGGCGCCCTTCACCGCGCAGGTGGTGACCGACGATGACAAGGACAAGTCGGACGACCGGGACGACTCCGGCGAATCGCTCGCCGACATGGTCGAGCAGCCCGCGAAGGTCATGCGGATCGGCACGATGATCAAGCAGCTGCTCGAGGAGGTGCGCGCGGCTCCGCTGGACGAGGCCAGCCGCAATCGCCTCAAGGAGATCCACACGTCCTCGGTGCGGGAGCTGGAGCAAGGGCTCGCCCCCGAACTGCGGGAGGAACTCGAACGGCTCACCCTCCCGTTCACCGACGAAGGCGTGCCGTCCGACGCCGAGCTGCGGATCGCGCAGGCGCAGCTGGTCGGCTGGCTGGAGGGCCTGTTCCACGGCATCCAGACCGCGCTGTTCGCCCAGCAGATGGCCGCGCGCGCCCAGCTCGAACAGATGCGCCAGGGCGCGTTGCCGCCCGGCATCCACGCCGCCGACCCGCGCGGCGGCCAGCCGAGTCACGTCACCGGCGGTTCCGGCCAATACCTGTGA
- a CDS encoding cysteine desulfurase-like protein: MTYDVARVRGLIPSLGDGWIHLDPQSGMLVPDAVSRAVSTGFRTSSFSHIGRNGAAVRSAAILDAAREAVADLVGGDPAGVVLGPDRAVLLAWLAESLSSRLGLGTGIVLSRLDDEANVAPWLRIANRYGAHVRWAEVEIETCEMPSWQFEELIGPTARLVALTAASPIVGSAPAVRVAADRVHEVGGLLVADAFGAAPYALIDIDELNADVVALSAPAWGGPQIGALVFRDPAFLDRIPSMSLNPYAKGAERLEVGGHQYALLAGLTTSIDFLAGLDERAHGTRRERLEMSITSLQDYHDQLFEHLMSVLDSIPGLTVIGRASTRIPTVSFTLAGMQAEKVAAKLADNRIGTVSGVHGGSRLLDALGVNDEGGAVTIGLAPYTTKFEIDQLGRALLALE, from the coding sequence ATGACTTACGACGTCGCGAGGGTTCGGGGCCTGATACCGTCCCTGGGCGACGGCTGGATCCATCTGGACCCGCAATCGGGCATGTTGGTTCCGGACGCGGTGTCCCGCGCTGTTTCGACGGGTTTCCGGACTTCCTCCTTCTCGCATATCGGCCGCAACGGCGCGGCGGTGCGCAGCGCGGCGATTCTGGACGCGGCGCGCGAGGCCGTCGCCGACCTCGTCGGCGGTGACCCGGCGGGCGTCGTCCTCGGCCCCGACCGCGCGGTCCTGCTGGCCTGGCTCGCCGAATCGCTGAGTTCGCGGCTGGGCCTCGGCACCGGCATCGTGCTCTCCCGGCTGGACGACGAAGCGAACGTCGCGCCGTGGCTGCGCATCGCCAACCGCTACGGCGCGCACGTGCGCTGGGCCGAGGTGGAGATCGAGACCTGCGAGATGCCGTCCTGGCAGTTCGAGGAGCTTATCGGCCCCACCGCGCGACTGGTCGCGCTGACCGCGGCTTCGCCGATCGTCGGTTCGGCGCCCGCCGTGCGGGTGGCCGCGGACCGGGTGCACGAGGTGGGTGGCCTGCTGGTGGCCGACGCGTTCGGCGCCGCGCCCTACGCGCTGATCGACATCGACGAACTGAACGCCGACGTCGTCGCGCTGAGCGCGCCGGCATGGGGCGGTCCGCAGATCGGCGCGCTGGTCTTCCGTGACCCGGCGTTCCTGGACCGGATCCCGTCCATGTCGTTGAACCCCTATGCGAAGGGCGCCGAACGGCTGGAGGTCGGTGGGCACCAATACGCGCTGCTCGCGGGTTTGACCACCTCCATCGACTTCCTGGCCGGACTGGACGAGCGGGCGCACGGCACCCGGCGCGAGCGCCTGGAGATGTCGATCACCTCGCTGCAGGACTACCACGACCAGCTGTTCGAGCACTTGATGAGCGTGCTGGACTCGATTCCCGGGCTCACCGTGATCGGCCGCGCCTCCACCCGCATCCCCACGGTCAGCTTCACGCTCGCGGGCATGCAGGCGGAGAAGGTCGCGGCCAAGCTCGCGGACAACCGGATCGGCACGGTGAGCGGCGTGCACGGCGGCAGCAGGCTGCTGGACGCGCTCGGCGTCAACGACGAGGGCGGCGCGGTGACCATCGGTCTCGCGCCCTACACCACCAAGTTCGAGATCGATCAGCTCGGCAGGGCACTGCTCGCGCTGGAGTGA
- a CDS encoding NAD(P)H-quinone oxidoreductase produces the protein MRAIDLKGSGGPEVMSLAEVPDPKPGHGEVLIEVAAAGVNRADLLQRQGYYPPPPGASPLLGLECSGVIAEIGDGVREWTVGDRVCALLSGGGYAERVVVPATQVLPVPDDLDLGAAAGLPEAAATVWSNLVMTAQLRSGQLLLIHGGGSGIGTHAIQVAKALGARVAVTAGSAEKLARCAELGADVLINYKEDDFVAAVRAERSGAGGPGADVILDNMGAVYLGRNVDALAEHGRLVVIGMQGGVTAELNLGVLLRKWGTVHATNVRARPATGVGSKAEIVAEVHRQLWPLIADGTVAPVIAAEVPIEEAAEAHRLLDSGEVFGKVVLRVAGL, from the coding sequence GTGCGCGCTATAGATCTGAAAGGTTCCGGCGGCCCCGAAGTCATGTCTCTTGCCGAGGTGCCGGATCCGAAGCCCGGCCACGGCGAAGTGCTGATCGAGGTGGCCGCGGCGGGCGTCAACCGGGCCGATCTGCTGCAGCGTCAGGGCTACTACCCGCCCCCGCCGGGAGCCAGCCCGCTCCTGGGTCTCGAATGCTCCGGTGTGATCGCCGAGATCGGCGACGGAGTGCGCGAGTGGACGGTCGGCGATCGTGTCTGCGCGTTGCTGTCCGGCGGCGGTTACGCCGAGCGTGTCGTCGTGCCCGCGACCCAGGTGCTTCCCGTCCCGGACGACCTCGATCTCGGCGCGGCGGCGGGGCTGCCCGAGGCGGCGGCGACCGTGTGGTCGAACCTGGTGATGACCGCCCAGCTGCGGTCCGGCCAGCTGCTGTTGATCCACGGCGGCGGCAGCGGCATCGGCACGCACGCCATCCAGGTCGCCAAGGCGCTCGGCGCGCGCGTCGCGGTGACCGCCGGGTCGGCGGAGAAGCTGGCGCGCTGCGCGGAGCTCGGCGCGGACGTGCTGATCAACTACAAGGAGGACGACTTCGTCGCCGCCGTGCGCGCCGAGCGATCGGGCGCGGGCGGCCCCGGCGCGGACGTCATCCTCGACAATATGGGCGCGGTCTACCTGGGGCGCAACGTCGACGCGCTGGCCGAGCACGGCCGCCTCGTGGTGATCGGCATGCAGGGTGGCGTGACCGCCGAACTGAATCTGGGTGTGCTGTTGCGCAAGTGGGGCACCGTCCACGCCACCAACGTGCGCGCGCGGCCCGCGACCGGGGTCGGCAGCAAAGCGGAAATCGTGGCGGAGGTGCACCGGCAGCTGTGGCCGCTGATCGCCGACGGCACGGTCGCGCCCGTCATCGCGGCCGAAGTGCCGATCGAGGAGGCCGCCGAAGCGCACCGGCTGCTGGACTCCGGCGAGGTGTTCGGCAAGGTGGTGCTGCGGGTGGCGGGGCTGTGA
- a CDS encoding lactate 2-monooxygenase, with translation MSGGFIDFQNEIYLAGLGGSTPELPMTTAGLESLAQQRLDPAAFAYVAGSASAERTAAANRSAFDRYRILPRMLRGSTGPGARDLSVEVLGTKLAAPVLTAPIGVLELLHEGGEVIAAEVTAELGIGTVLSTAASSTIEDVGAAAGAWWYQLYWPADDELACSFVRRAERAGASAIVVTVDTPTLGWRPRDLEQAHLPFLHGKGIANYLSDPVFRAKLPAAPEESEEAMRTAILTWVGLFGNHTLRPADLARLREWTDLPIAVKGILHPDDARQVVDAGADAVVVSNHGGRQVDGSIAALDALPAVVATVGDRADVLFDSGLRTGSDVLVALALGAKAVLYGRPWAYGLGLAGAAGVRHALRALLADFESALGLSGCTSPAEVNRALLSTVR, from the coding sequence GTGAGTGGCGGCTTCATCGATTTCCAGAACGAGATCTACTTGGCTGGGCTGGGTGGTTCCACGCCCGAGTTGCCCATGACCACCGCGGGTTTGGAGTCGCTCGCACAGCAGAGGCTGGATCCGGCCGCTTTCGCGTATGTCGCGGGTAGCGCGTCCGCCGAGCGCACCGCCGCGGCCAACCGGTCCGCCTTCGACCGATACCGCATCCTGCCGCGGATGCTGCGCGGCTCCACCGGGCCCGGCGCCCGCGATCTGTCCGTCGAAGTGCTCGGCACGAAACTGGCCGCGCCCGTGCTCACCGCGCCGATCGGCGTCCTCGAACTGCTGCACGAGGGCGGCGAGGTGATCGCGGCCGAAGTGACCGCGGAACTCGGCATCGGCACCGTGCTGTCCACCGCGGCCTCCTCGACCATAGAAGACGTCGGCGCGGCGGCCGGTGCGTGGTGGTACCAGCTGTACTGGCCCGCCGACGACGAACTGGCCTGCTCCTTCGTCCGGCGTGCCGAGCGGGCCGGGGCCTCGGCGATCGTGGTCACCGTGGACACCCCCACCCTCGGCTGGCGGCCGCGCGACCTGGAACAGGCCCACCTGCCGTTCCTGCACGGCAAGGGCATCGCCAACTATCTGTCGGACCCGGTGTTCCGGGCCAAGCTGCCCGCTGCGCCGGAGGAGAGCGAGGAGGCGATGCGGACGGCGATCCTCACCTGGGTGGGGCTGTTCGGCAACCACACGTTGCGGCCCGCCGATCTCGCCCGGCTGCGCGAATGGACCGACCTCCCGATCGCGGTGAAGGGCATCCTGCATCCCGACGACGCGCGCCAGGTGGTGGACGCAGGCGCGGACGCGGTGGTGGTGAGCAATCACGGCGGCCGCCAGGTGGACGGCTCGATCGCGGCGCTGGACGCGCTCCCGGCGGTGGTCGCCACCGTCGGCGACCGCGCCGACGTGCTGTTCGACTCCGGGCTGCGCACCGGTTCGGACGTGCTCGTCGCGCTGGCCTTGGGCGCGAAGGCGGTGCTGTACGGGCGGCCGTGGGCGTACGGTCTCGGCTTGGCGGGAGCCGCGGGCGTCCGGCACGCGCTGCGGGCGCTGCTGGCCGACTTCGAGTCCGCGCTCGGCCTCTCCGGGTGCACCAGTCCGGCCGAGGTGAACCGCGCACTGCTGTCCACGGTGCGCTGA